TAATCAGGATAAGTAGTATACTGACAATATTGAAGCAGGCAACAAAAAGTATAAGCGATAAAAAAATAATTACGTTATTATTAATCAGGTCTAGCCACTCAAACATCTGCACATACTTATCGCCTACCTTTTCTATATACAGATCGTAGTCTAGCTCGTGCTGAAGACGGTTTTCCGCTTCTGCCATCTTGTCATAATCTTTCAGGTAGATTTCTACGCCACCCACCAGAGAGTCTGACCATTGGTTAATGCGCCTTACCAGTCCTATATCGCCAATAATCATCTGCTCATCAAACTCTTCTATGCCGGTATTGTAAATGCCCCGGATATGCAGCTTACGCACTCTTGCCTGTGGCGGGTTAATAAACAGCATACGCACATCGTTCCCTACTTCAAGTTGCAGAGCCTTCGCTATTTTACTGCTTATCAGCACATCGGTAGAATAGTTATTAGGAGCCTGAGGCAGGCTATCCTGAAAGCGAATGAAATTACCTTCTGCCAGGTTATTTTTAAAGCCTACGCTATCAAAGTTTGGCCCCACCCCTTTTATAAATGCGCCATATACCTCATTGTCTGTCTGTAGCAGTCCCGCGGTGTGGCCAAATACCTGCACATGATCTATAAATTCGTACTGCTCAGGGTTATCTATAAGAGGATTATGGATAGAGATGGGCTCCTCTTGCAGGGAGTTATCCAGAGAGTATTTGGTTACCTGTATGTGACCGTTAAAGGTGAAAATTTTATTAGTAATCACCTTTTTAAAACCTCCTAAAATTAGAAACGATACCAGCATAGTAGCCAGGCCCAGTGCAATACTGGCAATAGCTATCTTATTGATAGTGGCCGAAAAAGTCTTATTTTCAGCCTTATTTATCTTCTTTGATATAAAATAAGGAAGGTTCAAGTAATAGTAGAGCGTTTATCTTCTTACACCGTTTGGGGCGGACATTGCCACTTGTCTAAAAGTATTTATACATTTACAGCTTAAGTTTCACCCCACGCAAATTAAACAACTTTATGCGTCTGATCACACTAATATCTTTCTTTATTCTAGTACTGGCAACTGCCTGTCAGTCTCAACGCACAGCCGAAAAAACAGAAGCAGAAGAAACTGTAGAGGTCAGCCCGGAGATAATTCCGGCAGCCTGGCAAACAGAAAAATACTTACCCATACTGGAAGGGAAAAACATTGCGGCGGTGGTTAACCATACCTCGCACATAGGGGATACACATTTAGTAGATTCATTGTTAGCAATGGGGGTTCAGCTTAAAACTATTTTTGCCCCGGAGCATGGATTTCGTGGCGAAGCCGGAGCAGGTGAGCACATTCAAAACTCTACTGATACCAAAACAGGCTTACCTATCATCTCTCTTTATGGAAAAAACAAAAAGCCTCTGCCAGAGCAACTTAAAAATATAGACCTTGTCATTTTTGATATTCAAGATGTAGGTGCAAGATTCTATACATACATCAGCACCATGCACTACGTAATGGAAGCCTGTGCAGAGCTAGGCAAAGAAGTACTTGTGCTCGATCGCCCCAATCCAAATGGCTACTATGTAGATGGGCCGGTACTGGAAATGGAGCAGCAATCTTTTGTAGGTATGCACCCCATACCCGTAGTACATGGCCTTACCGTGGCTGAGTTGGCACAAATGATTAATGGCGAAGGCTGGCTGGAAGGGGGTAAAGAATGTAAACTTCATATAGTAGAGGTAAAAAACTATACTCATAGCGACCGCTACAAGCTACCTATACGCCCCTCTCCCAATCTACCTAACAACCAGGCAATCAACCTTTATCCTTCGCTTTGCCTTTTTGAAGGTACTGTCATGAGCATTGGCAGAGGAACCGAATTTCCTTTTCAGGTAGTAGGCTACCCAGATACTACTTTTTCTTCGCTGGGCAAGGACACTGATTTCAGCTTTGTGCCAGAAGATGTACCTGGTGTTGCTATGGATCCTAAACACGAAGGAGAGCGCTGCTATGGCCTGGACTTACGGGAGTCAGCTCACCTATCTGGCTTCAAACTGGATTATCTGATAAGTTTTTATCAGCAGGCTTCTACTTTGGGTATAAGCGATGAAGATTTTTTTCGTGAAAGCTTTTTTGACCTGCTGGCCGGCACAAAAAAACTAAGATCACAACTAACTTCCGGAGTAGAGCAGGCAGAAATCAGACAAAGCTGGAGTGCAGACCTGGAAGCTTATAAGTCCTTGAGAAAAAAATACTTACTGTACAAAGACTTTGAGTAAGAAGTCTTAAACATTTAAGTAGCACAGATATTATTGATATTATGGAAAAAGATCTAAGGATCATATTTATGGGTACGCCTGAGTTCGCAGTACCCTCTTTACAGATTTTGGTAGAAAGTGGTTTTAAAGTGGTAGCAGTAGTTACTGCACCTGATAAGCCACGTGGGCGAGGGCAAAAGGTAATCCCCTCACCCGTAAAAGCCTATGCTGTTGAGCAAAACATACCTGTTTTGCAGCCCACCAACCTTAAGTCGCCTGATTTTCATCAGGAGCTTAAGCAATATAATGCCAACTTGCAGGTGGTAGTAGCCTTTCGTATGTTGCCCGAAGCCGTATGGAGCATGCCGGAGATTGGAACATTTAACCTACACGCCTCCTATCTGCCTCAGTATCGTGGTGCGGCACCTATCAACTGGGCTATTATTAACGGAGAAAAAGAAACTGGCATAACTACTTTTATGCTTAAACATGAGATAGATACCGGCAGCATTATTTTTCAGGAGAAGGAGTCCATTCATGCAGATGACACCGCTGGCTCACTTTACACCAGGCTTATGTATAAAGGGAGCAAGTTGGTACTCAAAACTGTGCAGGCTATTGCCAACGATAAATATACACTACTCCCTCAGCAGGAAGAGGGAGTTGAACTTAAAGGAGCTCCTAAGATACATCGTGATACCTGTAAAATAGATTGGAACCAGCCTGCCGAGCAAATTCGCGACTTTGTGAGGGGGCTTTCGCCTTACCCCGCCGCCTGGACAACACTAGATACCCGCACAGGAGAAAAGACCTGTAAGGTTTATGCGGTAAGCAATACTGGAGAGAAAAACCCAAACCTGGCAG
This window of the Porifericola rhodea genome carries:
- a CDS encoding ABC transporter permease, which produces MNLPYFISKKINKAENKTFSATINKIAIASIALGLATMLVSFLILGGFKKVITNKIFTFNGHIQVTKYSLDNSLQEEPISIHNPLIDNPEQYEFIDHVQVFGHTAGLLQTDNEVYGAFIKGVGPNFDSVGFKNNLAEGNFIRFQDSLPQAPNNYSTDVLISSKIAKALQLEVGNDVRMLFINPPQARVRKLHIRGIYNTGIEEFDEQMIIGDIGLVRRINQWSDSLVGGVEIYLKDYDKMAEAENRLQHELDYDLYIEKVGDKYVQMFEWLDLINNNVIIFLSLILFVACFNIVSILLILIMERTQMIGVLKALGARNRQIRKIFRYNGMLLIVRGMIIGNLIGIGFGLLQYYFKLIPLDPENYYMEYVPIHWDFLAIIGLNLLTFLIVALVLNIPTMIILRINPIKAIRFD
- a CDS encoding exo-beta-N-acetylmuramidase NamZ family protein, whose protein sequence is MRLITLISFFILVLATACQSQRTAEKTEAEETVEVSPEIIPAAWQTEKYLPILEGKNIAAVVNHTSHIGDTHLVDSLLAMGVQLKTIFAPEHGFRGEAGAGEHIQNSTDTKTGLPIISLYGKNKKPLPEQLKNIDLVIFDIQDVGARFYTYISTMHYVMEACAELGKEVLVLDRPNPNGYYVDGPVLEMEQQSFVGMHPIPVVHGLTVAELAQMINGEGWLEGGKECKLHIVEVKNYTHSDRYKLPIRPSPNLPNNQAINLYPSLCLFEGTVMSIGRGTEFPFQVVGYPDTTFSSLGKDTDFSFVPEDVPGVAMDPKHEGERCYGLDLRESAHLSGFKLDYLISFYQQASTLGISDEDFFRESFFDLLAGTKKLRSQLTSGVEQAEIRQSWSADLEAYKSLRKKYLLYKDFE
- the fmt gene encoding methionyl-tRNA formyltransferase, with amino-acid sequence MEKDLRIIFMGTPEFAVPSLQILVESGFKVVAVVTAPDKPRGRGQKVIPSPVKAYAVEQNIPVLQPTNLKSPDFHQELKQYNANLQVVVAFRMLPEAVWSMPEIGTFNLHASYLPQYRGAAPINWAIINGEKETGITTFMLKHEIDTGSIIFQEKESIHADDTAGSLYTRLMYKGSKLVLKTVQAIANDKYTLLPQQEEGVELKGAPKIHRDTCKIDWNQPAEQIRDFVRGLSPYPAAWTTLDTRTGEKTCKVYAVSNTGEKNPNLAAGQYITDNKNFIHIQTQDYLLSFDELQIEGRKKMTVEEFLRGNTL